The Acidobacteriota bacterium genomic interval TCGCGACGTCGAGGTCATGGCGGCCCTCCTCGTTGACCTCGGCGCCGAGGTCAACGGTATCGGCACGTCGACTCTGCGGGTGCGGTGCCGGAATGTCAGCAAGGATGCGCCCGGTGCGGATCTGGTGGGGCGGCTCCGCGGATCTGTGCTGCTGCTCGGGCCGTTGCTGGCCCGGCGCGGTTCGGCTCGACTGGCGGATCCGGGCGGCGATTTCCCCAGTCGCCGCACGTTGTCCACGCACCTGCAGGCCCTGACAGCGATGGGCGCGCACGTGGTGGACGTTCCGGGGAATGCGCTCGAGGCGCCGAACGGTCTGAAACCGGCCTCGCTGTATCTCGAAGAAGCCTCGGTGACGGGTACCGAAACGGCCCTGCTCGCGGCGGCGGCGGCCCCGGGTCGCACCCAACTGCGGCACGCGGCCTGCGAACCGCACGTGGTCGAGTTGTGCCGCTTCCTTCAGAAATTGGGCGCTGGCATCGATGGAGCCGGCACGTCAACGATCAGCGTCGAGGGCGGTATGCGGCTTGGAGGCGCTGCGCATCAGCTCAGCGGCGACTACCTCGAGGCCGGGAGTTGGGCCGTGGTGACAGCTGTCACAGGCGGGGCAGCCGAGATTACCGGGGCCACGCCAGACGATCTTGAGCCCGTCACGTCCGTGCTGGAGCGGATGCAGGTGCAGTGCCGGCTCGACAGCGACGTGCTGCACATCCTGCCATCGACCCCGGTCGGCCTTGGCCGGCTGACGACAGGACTCTGGCCGGGCTTTCCCAGCGACTTTGTCAGCCTCCTTGCCGTCCTGGCCACCCAGGCGAAGGGACGGACGCTCATCCACGATTGGATGTACGAATTGCGCCTCTTCGCGCTCGAGCAATTGAGCGGGATGGGAGCCGACTTCTTCCTCTGCGATCCCCATCGCATCATCGTCACCGGACCGACCCGGCTGCGAGGTCGACAGCTCGACGGGCGTGATCTGCGTTCTGGCATGGCGTTGATCGCGGCCGCGCTGGCAGCTGATGGTGAGAGCCGCGTCAGACCCCTTGAAACCGTCGAGCGCGGCTACTCGTCGGTCGTGGAACACCTGAAGGCGCTCGGGGCGAAGGTGGAGCGGCTGGCGGAGTAGGGGACGCGGAGGAACCGCTGTCCCGCCGGCGCGTCTCGGCCACCAGCAACCCCTCACACCCGCTCGATGATCATCGCGATGCCCTGGCCGACGCCGATGCACATGCTGCACAGTGCATAGCGGCCGCCGGTGCGCTGCAGCTGGTACAGGGCCGTCGTGACCAGTCGCGCCCCGCTCATGCCAAGCGGATGACCGATGGCAATCGCCCCTCCGTTGGGATTGACGCGCGCGTCTTCGTCTGCGAG includes:
- the murA gene encoding UDP-N-acetylglucosamine 1-carboxyvinyltransferase, whose translation is MSTLLVEGGHRLEGRVTVEGNKNAALPLLAACLLTEQECLLTNMPRIRDVEVMAALLVDLGAEVNGIGTSTLRVRCRNVSKDAPGADLVGRLRGSVLLLGPLLARRGSARLADPGGDFPSRRTLSTHLQALTAMGAHVVDVPGNALEAPNGLKPASLYLEEASVTGTETALLAAAAAPGRTQLRHAACEPHVVELCRFLQKLGAGIDGAGTSTISVEGGMRLGGAAHQLSGDYLEAGSWAVVTAVTGGAAEITGATPDDLEPVTSVLERMQVQCRLDSDVLHILPSTPVGLGRLTTGLWPGFPSDFVSLLAVLATQAKGRTLIHDWMYELRLFALEQLSGMGADFFLCDPHRIIVTGPTRLRGRQLDGRDLRSGMALIAAALAADGESRVRPLETVERGYSSVVEHLKALGAKVERLAE